CATGCTGTTAGGGAATTTTTGGAATTTCTGAACATACAAGCAACTACAAGTCACAGAAAGAAAGGCCAAATGTCTGTCTATTAAAGAACAGCATATCCTATACATATCAAGGtatcaaagaataaaaaaaaaagttcccagtGAAGTTCCAAAAATGAATCAAAAGTTCATTTACTCAGTTTTACTTCACCTCTGTAGTGAAACTATTTCTTCTATCACACAGAATATCTGGGTTTCTCCATCTAATTCAGGGCTAACAAAAAAGAGGTAAATTAATGAAATGGGAGCACTTTTTCTCACATGGTACAAAAAACCAGAAGCAATGGTTAATCTGTGatagtttttaaaagaaaattagtTAATTAAATAACATACATGATCATATATTCCTATTGTCATAAAGTGTTTAACTATATAAAACTTTATGAAGAATTCATGTTTTTGTTATAAAACATGTACTAAATATACTGACCTTTACAGAGAACATGCAGACTTACAATTTATTGAAAAATGCCCATGAAATATCTTTGGCTAAAGAGGTTAGTAATTAAAATGAACCTACTGGAAACAATAAAATCCTAGACATGATCAGTACCTACAAtttatttatattcttatttattttaatacatttaatcgctgtctcctgcattagcgaggtagcgcaaggaaaacgacgaaagaatggcccaacccacccacatacacatgtatatacataaatgcccacacacgcaagtatacatacctatacatttcaacgtatacatacatatacacacgtacatattcatacttgctgccttcatccattcccgtcgccaacccaccacacatgaaatagcacccacctcctgcacgtgtgcgaggtagtgcgaggaaacgactacaaaggccacattcattcatacagtctctagctgtcatgtgtaatgcatcgaaaccacagctccctgtccacatctaggccccataaaactttccatggtttaccccaaatgcttcgcatgcactggttcaatccattgacagcacatcaaccccagtataccacattgttacaactctctctattccttgcacacctttcaccatcctgtatgttcagaccccgatcgctcaaaatctttttcactccatccctccacctccaattaggtctcccacttctcgttccctccacctctgacacatatatcctctttgtcaatctttcctcactcattctctccatgtcaccaaaccatttcaatacaccctcttctgctctctcaaccacattctttttataaccacacatctctcttaccctttcattacttactcgatcaaaccatctcacaccacatactgtcctcaaacatttcatttccaacacatccacctactacacaagcctatctatagcccatgcctcaaaaccatataacatttttggaacaactattccgtcaaacatacccatttttgctctccgagataacattctcaccttccatacattcttcaatgctcccataaccttcggccccaccctgtgactcacttccacttccatctgctgtctctctttcacacgcctatcaattaacacgtaatccaaaaacgctctctggccatctctcctacttacatacgtatacttatgtatatctctttttaaaccaggtattcccaatcaccagccctttttcagcacataaatctacaagctcttcaacatgttcatttacaacactgaacatcccatgaaACCACTGAGCCTTATCACAAAGAAAATCAACGTATTATTTAACACTGACCCTGCACACGAGTCTCAAAGACTACAACAACTTTTTCTCTTACCAATAAGACAATTAAAGCAAAAATATGGGGgggtgcaaaaaaaaatatatcgtgcAATTAACCCCACAACTTTAGTTTTTAAACTTTTCAAGGCTTGTCTCACAAAGAAAATCTATGTCTGCATCCTGCACTTTCAAAAAGGAGAACTTTTTGCTAAATTAATTTCACACAAATATCAATGGCTTAATGTGCTTCCATAACCCAGGTAGACTATTTGTATAACTTGATTTGTATATTCAAATAACTATGCCTAATTTCAAGATACTTTTATTCAAATAACTACAAATGATCTCATCTTGAAATATAAGTGAGACTTTACTAACTGAAGATTCTCTGTCAAAACAACAAACTTTCACAGTTCTTCAAAACCCACATTTATTGTAAAAATCAATATGAAAAAATTACAATAAAAGGGCAtctataagtaaatgtacaattaAACCTAAAATACCTGTAGTTCACAAAAAGTTATATTCATTACTTAAAATCATGATTAAAAGCAACCCAAAGAAAAGAaaccagaaaaaaagaataaagtttgTTTTTTAACCTACATCTTCAAACTACAGGCTATGGAAACTGTACTCTATAATTTGCTAAAcagtaacagggtaagagagatgtgtggtaataaaaagtgtggttgagagagcagaagacggtgttttgaaatggtttggtcacatggagagaatgagtgaggaaagattgacaaagaggatatatgtgtcagaggtggagggaacgagaagtgggaaaccaaattggaggtggaaagatggagtgaaaaagattttgagtgatcggggcctgaacatgcaagagggtgaaaggcgtgcaaggaatagtgtgaattggaacgatgtggtataccggggttaatgtgctgtcaatggattgaaccagggcatgtgaagcgtctggggtaaaccatggaaagttctgtggggcctggatgtggaaagggagctgtggtttcggtgcattattacatgacagctagagactgagtgtgaacaagtgtggcctttgctgtcttttcctagcactatctcgcacacatgaggggggagggggttgttatttcatgtgtggcgaggtggcgatgggaatgaataaaggcagacagtatgaattatgtacatgtgtttatatgtatatgtctgtgcgtgtatatatatgtatacgttgagacataaaggtatgtatatttgcatgtgtggatgtgtatgtatatacatgtgtttgtgggtgggttgggccattctttcgtctgtttccttgcgctacctcgctaacccaggagacagaaacaaagcaaaataaataaatcaataaataaatagtagAATTAAGGAAAAGATTTCAATACAGATCCCAATATCAAATGAGTAAATGTTAGTATTATTTTGAGTACTAGCAAAACTGTAAAGCAATTTACCACTTTGCTTCAGAATCCTTTAATAAGTATCCCACCTGATTTGACAACAGGTTTGACTGGAGCATTATTGGTATCCAtattctcttttcctttaccaGATGAACtcaaacccttttttttcttgctcGCATTGAATTTACCAGAACTAATCTCCCCACCTGGTATTTTCCCAGGATTAGGAGCCTTTTGATTATCTTTTGCATCTTTCTTGGATGCCTTACTCCTAATCTTGGTCTGTTCAGCAACTGCACCATTTGAGGATGATGGTTTTTGGTTATTATCTTCTTCCTCGATACCTTGTTTTACTTTATTTCTTCGGCTTCTTCCTCTCCTATTAAAAACTGCATTCTGTTTATTTTCAGCATCACCAGAATCTAATTCAATCTTTACTTTTGCATTTCCATTTCTTTCTGCTGCCCTGTATTTACTGACAAAATCAGGTTCTTTATCAACCTGGAGTACTTTTTGTGCTCGAGTTCTACCCTTCTTTACAACAGGTTCATCTTCATTTTCAGCATCATGTGCAACCTTACTGTTCTTGACAGACCGCTTCCTACCACCACCTGAAATAAATCAATACACTTAAAAATCTTTCATCAAATGAGAACTATAGACACCTTCCATATCATCATCtatcttaagaaaaaaatataatatatagctAACTACAACTAAATTAAATTCCTTACATCACATGAGATGCCTGTCATTTACAAACAATGATTTAACATATCTGAAGACCTTCCATGCCAATGATGCAACCACCACAATAAAACACTGAGTACTTAACATTCTATTGCCCTGCACTCTGCCCTTACAGATACACCCACTAATCACAACTTATGACCTGTAGTCCTGCCCAAAGGATATGGTAAATTTCCCGAGTGTCACAGAGGCCCCACAAAAGATAAAAAGGGCTCATGAAATAGGGAGGTCAAAATGTTTTCAATATTGACTAATATGGTACAAGACATATATATCAGTTAATTCATGATCATGTCAGAtgatgaaaggaagagaaaataaatTAAAAATCACAGCTCTGAAGATGACTGTAAATGTTTTAcaaagaggaaaagataaaaaagaggaagaaatttCCGCAGCTCAGAAGtacaaaggaagaaaaacaaaaaacaaatcctCGATTTGGTTAAATAATGAAGTCACAATTTTCATGATTTCAGCTGATGATAATGCTTAGTACCAAAAACCTAAAAACGATAAAATTTTCAATTTCGTGGCACACAAAAATAACATGGATTTTGAAGAAACACACATCAATAAACTTACACTTGATACAAGTGACTTAGACTAGGGTAACACAATTtgaataattacttttttttttgttttatcataCACTAATAGCAAACGATAGCAGGGAAGGCTATGGTAATAGAAGAAACTGTGTGGTTATAGTAAGGAAAACAATAAAACCCTTGCTGACTTCCCCCATCAACCTACATTCACCACATTTTTGAGTTACAAAAAATGCATTAAACAGCTGAAAGGTTTATTCTATGAGCGTATTTACTTTAACTACATGTAGGTAAGTAGCAATACGAAGATGATGACGATGTCCTTGGTATAATTCGACAGTAATACTAACCATCAATGTGAATCTACGCCCCAACTGAAATCAGCTGAGATTTTCAAGTGCTGATGATCCATGCTTGCGTTCGTTAACTACTCGGTTTTTACCTAATCATTGGCTTTCTGTCACTTTACTTAAGGACTAAAT
This sequence is a window from Panulirus ornatus isolate Po-2019 chromosome 52, ASM3632096v1, whole genome shotgun sequence. Protein-coding genes within it:
- the LOC139765070 gene encoding uncharacterized protein isoform X2, which codes for MSSKTGGGRKRSVKNSKVAHDAENEDEPVVKKGRTRAQKVLQVDKEPDFVSKYRAAERNGNAKVKIELDSGDAENKQNAVFNRRGRSRRNKVKQGIEEEDNNQKPSSSNGAVAEQTKIRSKASKKDAKDNQKAPNPGKIPGGEISSGKFNASKKKKGLSSSGKGKENMDTNNAPVKPVVKSGVDRVVVMKGRAPVDALCPIAKQSHVFEEDDDIWDCMLNQVT
- the LOC139765070 gene encoding uncharacterized protein isoform X1, which encodes MYPEIEMKSEEHRGGRKRSVKNSKVAHDAENEDEPVVKKGRTRAQKVLQVDKEPDFVSKYRAAERNGNAKVKIELDSGDAENKQNAVFNRRGRSRRNKVKQGIEEEDNNQKPSSSNGAVAEQTKIRSKASKKDAKDNQKAPNPGKIPGGEISSGKFNASKKKKGLSSSGKGKENMDTNNAPVKPVVKSGVDRVVVMKGRAPVDALCPIAKQSHVFEEDDDIWDCMLNQVT
- the LOC139765070 gene encoding uncharacterized protein isoform X3 yields the protein MYPEIEMKSEEHRGGRKRSVKNSKVAHDAENEDEPVVKKGRTRAQKVLQVDKEPDFVSKYRAAERNGNAKVKIELDSGDAENKQNAVFNRRGRSRRNKVKQGIEEEDNNQKPSSSNGAVAEQTKIRSKASKKDAKDNQKAPNPGKIPGVDRVVVMKGRAPVDALCPIAKQSHVFEEDDDIWDCMLNQVT
- the LOC139765070 gene encoding uncharacterized protein isoform X4, which encodes MSSKTGGGRKRSVKNSKVAHDAENEDEPVVKKGRTRAQKVLQVDKEPDFVSKYRAAERNGNAKVKIELDSGDAENKQNAVFNRRGRSRRNKVKQGIEEEDNNQKPSSSNGAVAEQTKIRSKASKKDAKDNQKAPNPGKIPGVDRVVVMKGRAPVDALCPIAKQSHVFEEDDDIWDCMLNQVT